The window CGGACTCACGGTGATTGTTTTCCTGCTGGCGGAGGGGCAGCGCAGCCGCTGGCACCGGGTCGCGGGGGGCGATGAGGTGTGGCACCACGCCGGCGGTGATCCCCTCGACCTCTGGCGGCTGTCGCCGCAGGGAGGCACGGCCGAACGGCTGGTGCTCGGTCCCCTCGTCGCGGCCGCCGCCGGTGAGGCCACCGGTGATCCGGAGCCGGCCACCCTGCAGGTCGTGCCGGCCGGCTGGTGGCAGGCGGCCCGC is drawn from Cyanobium sp. AMD-g and contains these coding sequences:
- a CDS encoding cupin domain-containing protein: MDSHAEALIARFALQPHPEGGWYRELHRSAGQVQRSEDGRQRAGLTVIVFLLAEGQRSRWHRVAGGDEVWHHAGGDPLDLWRLSPQGGTAERLVLGPLVAAAAGEATGDPEPATLQVVPAGWWQAARSRGRWSLLHCCVGPGFAFEDFQLMADLLPSERPAGADPALL